One window from the genome of Megalobrama amblycephala isolate DHTTF-2021 linkage group LG4, ASM1881202v1, whole genome shotgun sequence encodes:
- the tcn2 gene encoding transcobalamin-2 — MITFIIVSGLLALAAGKPCASDHEALLQSLGQQLLRSVDTRDNLPNPSVHIALRLSTHHNLAKESEHLNRLKTEFHDDIEKSLRSGELVVGRLALYILALKSSCHDLQSVHLNHNEPLLTHLKKEMEEEKQNIAFSHRPKTNYYQYSLGILALCVSGVRVSTHVSQKLIHAVEHKQIKHGESLCVDSHAMAGMALQCLKNEGTAVKDPAELDRALASIKQRLLDSKRADGHMGNEFSTGLAVQALMAMGTQVEECASAMEALRADVKKGTYHNPMAVSQVLPALHQQSYLHLKNKECRNEDDTLTIGADSVSEVLPSHGQVSLQVEVIKSNGASSVFSINVPRGSSLFDALNLLQDKQTGFTFSTENSLWGPFLSVVNDEQARQTDRRYWQVSSDGTSLTQGIKDYKIDSAQSITIKNTGY; from the exons ATG ATTACTTTTATCATTGTGAGTGGGCTGCTTGCACTGGCTGCTGGAAAACCGTGTG CATCAGATCACGAGGCTCTTCTCCAGTCCCTCGGTCAGCAGCTGCTGCGCTCTGTGGATACACGAGATAACCTACCCAATCCCAGTGTGCACATCGCCCTGCGGCTCTCGACACACCATAACCTAGCTAAAGAGAGCGAACATCTCAACCGCCTCAAGACAGAGTTTCATGATGATATTGAGAA ATCTCTCAGAAGTGGTGAGTTGGTCGTCGGCCGTCTTGCCCTGTACATCTTGGCTTTGAAGTCTTCCTGTCATGATCTGCAGAGTGTACATCTCAATCATAATGAGCCCCTCCTCACTCACCTTAAGAAGGAAATGGAGGAAGAGAAACAGAACATTGCAT TCAGTCACCGTCCAAAGACCAACTACTACCAGTACTCTCTGGGCATTCTGGCTCTATGTGTGAGCGGTGTTAGAGTCAGCACACATGTCAGCCAGAAGCTCATCCATGCTGTGGAACACAAACAGATAAAACACGGAGAGTCCTTATGTGTCG ACTCGCATGCGATGGCAGGCATGGCCCTGCAGTGTCTGAAAAACGAGGGAACTGCTGTTAAAGATCCTGCAGAGCTGGACAGGGCTCTTGCCTCTATTAAGCAGAGGCTTCTTGACTCTAAGAGAGCTGATGGTCACATGGGCAATGAGTTCAGCACAGGATTGGCCGTGCAG GCCTTGATGGCTATGGGCACTCAGGTGGAGGAATGTGCCTCTGCTATGGAAGCTTTAAGGGCAGATGTTAAGAAAGGAACATACCATAACCCTATGGCAGTCTCCCAAGTCCTGCCTGCCCTGCACCAACAATCTTATCTTCatctgaagaacaaagaatgtCGCAATGAGGACG ACACTCTTACTATTGGTGCGGATTCCGTTTCAGAAGTTCTTCCAAGTCACGGGCAAGTGTCTCTTCAAGTGGAGGTTATTAAATCAAATGGTGCATCATCTGTGTTTTCCATCAATGTGCCCAGAGGCTCTTCGCTATTTGATGCCCTCAACCTTCTCCAAGACAAACAAACTGGTTTCAC TTTTAGCACCGAGAACAGCTTGTGGGGACCCTTCCTCAGTGTGGTCAATGATGAACAAGCACGTCAGACTGATCGCAGATACTGGCAGGTCTCCTCAGATGGCACCTCTCTGACACAGG GTATCAAAGACTATAAGATTGACTCAGCTCAAAGCATCACCATTAAGAACACTGGGTATTGA
- the ccdc117 gene encoding coiled-coil domain-containing protein 117 isoform X2: MQSTSSGSRELEFIMFSPHAQFGKPDSVTISRPTRGLHHLTGGSMPNTWERRCMRKQRRRTDDESCSPKRRKLMGEGGADEYSSPKASHRWSANSTTCSSSSETSPVQLQTGPRTDEMGLSFNAAPSPLPRVPTEGSGMEVEAAQRRLQEIEERIILEDDSDEELDVEPAQRRPVLVMSDSLREGLQRGIDDILPHMVAQSVGRSCMELVVWRPPEDPLTQRLKDSLQRQQRKQLAVHRQTPTPVPSISSPPSQPQVTTTNEQTFSPLFSSPALLNSGEEDMEL, translated from the exons ATGCAGAGCACCAGTTCAGGAAGCAGAGAGCTGGAGTTCATCATGTTTTCCCCCCATGCACAGTTCGGTAAACCTGATTCGGTCACAATTAGCAGACCAACCAGAGGCTTGCATCATCTGACTGGTGGATCTATGCCAAATAC CTGGGAAAGAAGATGCATGAGGAAACAGAGGAGAAGGACAGATGATga AAGCTGCAGCCCCAAACGGCGAAAACTGATGGGAGAAGGAGGAGCAGATGAGTATTCAAGTCCTAAAGCGAGCCACAGATGGTCTGCGAACTCTACCACCTGTTCTTCTTCATCTGAGACCAGCCCGGTTCAGCTGCAGACTGGACCCAGGACAGATGAGATGGGTCTGTCCTTCAATGCTGCTCCGTCTCCACTACCCAGAGTACCCACAGAAGGCTCAGGCATGGAGGTAGAGGCCGCTCAAAGGAGACTGCAGGAGATAGAAGAGAG GATAATTTTGGAGGATGATAGCGATGAAGAGCTGGATGTAGAACCGGCTCAGCGCAGGCCAGTGCTGGTGATGTCCGACAGCTTAAGGGAGGGGCTGCAGCGTGGGATTGATGACATTCTACCCCATATGGTAGCACAGTCAGT GGGCCGCTCTTGTATGGAACTGGTGGTGTGGCGCCCCCCAGAGGACCCTCTCACCCAGAGGCTGAAGGACTCTTTACAAAGACAGCAGCGCAAGCAGCTGGCAGTGCACAGACAGACTCCCACCCCAGTACCATCTATCAGCAGCCCCCCATCCCAGCCCCAGGTCACAACAACCAATGAGCAGACTTTCAGCCCCCTGTTCAGCAGCCCTGCACTCCTCAACTCTGGAGAGGAAGACATGGAGTTATAG
- the ccdc117 gene encoding coiled-coil domain-containing protein 117 isoform X1, with protein MQSTSSGSRELEFIMFSPHAQFGKPDSVTISRPTRGLHHLTGGSMPNTSWERRCMRKQRRRTDDESCSPKRRKLMGEGGADEYSSPKASHRWSANSTTCSSSSETSPVQLQTGPRTDEMGLSFNAAPSPLPRVPTEGSGMEVEAAQRRLQEIEERIILEDDSDEELDVEPAQRRPVLVMSDSLREGLQRGIDDILPHMVAQSVGRSCMELVVWRPPEDPLTQRLKDSLQRQQRKQLAVHRQTPTPVPSISSPPSQPQVTTTNEQTFSPLFSSPALLNSGEEDMEL; from the exons ATGCAGAGCACCAGTTCAGGAAGCAGAGAGCTGGAGTTCATCATGTTTTCCCCCCATGCACAGTTCGGTAAACCTGATTCGGTCACAATTAGCAGACCAACCAGAGGCTTGCATCATCTGACTGGTGGATCTATGCCAAATAC AAGCTGGGAAAGAAGATGCATGAGGAAACAGAGGAGAAGGACAGATGATga AAGCTGCAGCCCCAAACGGCGAAAACTGATGGGAGAAGGAGGAGCAGATGAGTATTCAAGTCCTAAAGCGAGCCACAGATGGTCTGCGAACTCTACCACCTGTTCTTCTTCATCTGAGACCAGCCCGGTTCAGCTGCAGACTGGACCCAGGACAGATGAGATGGGTCTGTCCTTCAATGCTGCTCCGTCTCCACTACCCAGAGTACCCACAGAAGGCTCAGGCATGGAGGTAGAGGCCGCTCAAAGGAGACTGCAGGAGATAGAAGAGAG GATAATTTTGGAGGATGATAGCGATGAAGAGCTGGATGTAGAACCGGCTCAGCGCAGGCCAGTGCTGGTGATGTCCGACAGCTTAAGGGAGGGGCTGCAGCGTGGGATTGATGACATTCTACCCCATATGGTAGCACAGTCAGT GGGCCGCTCTTGTATGGAACTGGTGGTGTGGCGCCCCCCAGAGGACCCTCTCACCCAGAGGCTGAAGGACTCTTTACAAAGACAGCAGCGCAAGCAGCTGGCAGTGCACAGACAGACTCCCACCCCAGTACCATCTATCAGCAGCCCCCCATCCCAGCCCCAGGTCACAACAACCAATGAGCAGACTTTCAGCCCCCTGTTCAGCAGCCCTGCACTCCTCAACTCTGGAGAGGAAGACATGGAGTTATAG